The Mucilaginibacter yixingensis genome window below encodes:
- a CDS encoding DinB family protein has protein sequence MTTGEKLEQELDKILSGQPWYGRSVYDILADVSFEAAFEKPIANAHSIAEILLHMLAWTEEVMDRLNGMSANTPVSGDWPETGAPDEEKWKRWVSDYKLVNVNLAVIIRDFPDEKWCFPIIDERGTAPVATHEEMVHGSIQHQIYHGGQIALLSKAL, from the coding sequence ATGACCACAGGCGAAAAACTGGAGCAAGAACTAGACAAAATTTTATCGGGCCAACCCTGGTACGGGCGGTCTGTCTATGATATTCTGGCTGATGTAAGCTTTGAAGCTGCATTTGAAAAGCCGATAGCCAATGCCCACAGCATAGCCGAGATTTTGCTGCACATGCTGGCCTGGACCGAAGAGGTAATGGACCGGCTGAATGGCATGAGCGCCAATACACCAGTAAGCGGCGACTGGCCCGAGACCGGCGCCCCCGATGAGGAAAAATGGAAACGCTGGGTAAGTGATTACAAACTGGTCAACGTAAACCTGGCCGTTATTATCCGCGATTTCCCAGACGAGAAATGGTGTTTCCCAATTATTGACGAGCGCGGAACCGCACCTGTAGCAACTCATGAAGAGATGGTGCATGGCTCCATTCAGCACCAAATTTATCACGGCGGACAGATTGCATTGTTGAGTAAAGCTTTGTAG